In Zunongwangia sp. HGR-M22, the sequence ATATATGTAGTGATATTTTTAGAGGCTGTTTCTTTTGCAATCTTAATTTTAGACTCCATTCCTCCACGACCTTCACCTTCACCTTTACCAGATTCCTGAACGTATTTTTCAACATTTTGATCTACCTGGACTTTATTGAGTTTTTCAGAATCGTCATCATCTGGATGTCCAGTATAAAGCCCATCTGTATCACTTAAAATGATAAGAGAATCTGCACCAATAAGTTCAGCTACAAGACTAGCTAGTTCATCATTATCAGAAAACATCGACATGGTGACTGATACGGCATCATCTTCGTTCGCAATCGGTATTATTCCTTCAGAAAGTAAAGATTCGTAACAGTTAATCATATTTTCTCTATGAATCCCTGGGCTAAAATCTCTTTTAGTGGCAAGTACTTGGGCGCAACGCATTCCGTAGTCATGAAAAATACTATAGTAATGTCTCATCATTCTTGGTTGCCCTACTGAAGAGTATACTTGTCTTCTTTTTGAAGGTTCTTTGATATTAATTTCTCCCAAGATTTCTTTACCTGCAATAGCTGAACCTGAAGATACTAAAACCGTCATAATATCTTCTTCGTATAACTCTGAGATTTGTTCTACTAAATGTTTAAGTATTGGTCCCAGAATTCTATTGTCTTTATTGGTCATAACATTAGTACCAACTTTTACGACAATTCTTTTCTTTTTAGTTTCCATTATAAAATTTTGATAGTATTAGTTAGTTAATTACTCTTCGCCAAGTTCTACAGCACGATTGAAGGCTGCGTATGCCGCTTCTTTAATTAATTCTTTCACATTATTATCGTCCATCGAGTCTAAAGCTGCTCTTGTAGTTCCACCCTTAGAGGCTACTCTTTCCATCCAAGTATCTGGCGAAAGATCGTGCTGATTAAAAAGTTCTACTGCACCTTCAAAAGTCTGGCTAACCAAAACTTTACTATCATTTTCAGAGAATCCCATTTTTAAAGCTGCTTCAAGCATAGATCCCATAAAATAGAATACGTATGCTGGTCCACTACCACTAATACCTGTAGAGGCATCTATGAAATTTTCGTTTTTAACTTTTATAGATTCGCCAGTGGTATCCAACAAATTTCTAACCATTAAAAGTTCTACTCTAGAAACTTCCTTCGCAGCGGTGTAAGAAGTAACTCCTTTACCAACTTGTGCTGGAAGATTAGGCATAGATCTAACAACTTTCTTGATGCCTAAGCCATTTTGTATGGTTTTAATGGTAACACCTGCCATTAAGGAAACAAAAATTTGTTCGTCATTAACCATAGGGCTTATTTCTTTGAAAAGCTCTTCGGTATGATATGGTTTTACAGCTAAAAATACAATATCTGCTTGCGGTAAGCAATGGTCTATTTTATCGAAAACATCAAAATGGTCTACTTTACTTAAGTCGGTAATAACTTCGGCAGATTTATCGAAAATCATAAGATTTCTTCGATTTAGCAGACTGCTTTTCGCCATTCCTTCGGCGTAAGTGAGTCCCATATTTCCTGCTCCAATAACTAATACTTTCATTTTTATGTTTTTCAATTTTGTTTGCGACCTCTGTCGCATTTATTTAGTTAAACTTTGTTTTATATCTCAAAGACCGTGCGAGCCAAAATGTATGTTTCTGCTCACAAAATTTAAGAGGGCTTAATATAGGATGAAATTGTTTTAACAAAATCTCAACTGGAGTTAAAGAAATGCAAAGATTTAAAGAATGTATTCTGAACTTTATATTATTTAAAGCAATATATAAAGGTCGCTAGAAGGTGTTTGGAGAGTATTTAGCCACAAATATTTAGATTTTATTATTGTTAAAATATCATAAAATTTATTAATTGAAATGAGCGCGCTATGTATGTATTGAAATTTTCTATGATTAATAATTATTTTTTATAGCTGCCGAACTGACAAATGCAACTGATAAGCTGGCAGAAACTTTAGTCCCGCTTTTTAATTTTTGAACTAAAATCTTGTGAATACCGTGCATTTTAAACTCTTTTGTATTATTACAAATGCAATTAATCCGATATATTTGACATTTACACGTGTAAACTACTGCTCATAAATTTTAATGACTAGAAATAACAAACTAACGACGCAAAAAGTAAAGCAGATTAATAGTAAAGATGTAGAATCCAGGATTATTGCTGTTGGAGCAAGTGCTGGGGGACTAGAAGCTTTAAAAGCTTTTTTCGGTGGCTTACCGGAAGAGGACAATAACACCTATATTGTAATTCAGCATCTATCACCCGATCATAAGAGTATGATGGGAGAATTGCTTGAAAAATTTACAAATCTGCCTATAAAACAGATTCAGGACGGTATCACCATAGAAGATAAAACTATTTATCTTATTCCGCCAAAATCTAATCTTTTGATAGAAGACGGGAAACTTAAATTGGTGAAAAAACCAGAAAGAGCACATCTTAATCTACCCATAGATATGTTTATGGAATCGCTTTCACGCTATAAAAAGAACAGAGCGGTAGCAATTATTCTTAGCGGTACGGGGAGTGATGGAACCAGAGGCATTAGAGCGATTAAAGGCAATGATGGGATGGTAATGGTGCAAGATCCCAATCAATCCAAATTTGATGGAATGCCTAAAAGCGCCATCCAAACTGGATTAGTAGATTACATTCTACCTGCAGAAGAAATGGGGGAAGAGCTTAGAAAATTTATAAATGCCCCTTTAATTTTTGATATTGAAAATCATGATGTAG encodes:
- the proC gene encoding pyrroline-5-carboxylate reductase, which encodes MRQRSQTKLKNIKMKVLVIGAGNMGLTYAEGMAKSSLLNRRNLMIFDKSAEVITDLSKVDHFDVFDKIDHCLPQADIVFLAVKPYHTEELFKEISPMVNDEQIFVSLMAGVTIKTIQNGLGIKKVVRSMPNLPAQVGKGVTSYTAAKEVSRVELLMVRNLLDTTGESIKVKNENFIDASTGISGSGPAYVFYFMGSMLEAALKMGFSENDSKVLVSQTFEGAVELFNQHDLSPDTWMERVASKGGTTRAALDSMDDNNVKELIKEAAYAAFNRAVELGEE
- the proB gene encoding glutamate 5-kinase: METKKKRIVVKVGTNVMTNKDNRILGPILKHLVEQISELYEEDIMTVLVSSGSAIAGKEILGEINIKEPSKRRQVYSSVGQPRMMRHYYSIFHDYGMRCAQVLATKRDFSPGIHRENMINCYESLLSEGIIPIANEDDAVSVTMSMFSDNDELASLVAELIGADSLIILSDTDGLYTGHPDDDDSEKLNKVQVDQNVEKYVQESGKGEGEGRGGMESKIKIAKETASKNITTYIANGKRPNVILDIVKGKPVGTKFTS